A window of Harpia harpyja isolate bHarHar1 chromosome 23, bHarHar1 primary haplotype, whole genome shotgun sequence contains these coding sequences:
- the CEP83 gene encoding centrosomal protein of 83 kDa isoform X2 → MDDLGSLRPPVAGNGDMANSQELQKLLMDEKIRCEHHKANYQTIKAEHLRLQEEYTKSQDELKRLLVEKQTVHDKFQFFLAECREELLSKTQELEKLKMQVLTPQKLELLKAQIQQELESPMTERYWKLQNEVEKYRTEYNKLRYEHTFLKSEFEHQKEEHARILEERKIKYESEIARLEKDKEELHNQLLSVDPTRDSKRVEALSREKAQLYQKLKGLEAEVAELRAERDNCGVQAENVQRVQVRQLAEMQAMTRSLEAEKKSAELQIDRIEKELQMSHEQNILLTSKLHKSEREVNALATKVEELKHSHKLEVTNVKLEAARTKSEVERERNKIQSEVDGLLSDKEILKAAVERHKVLLVEKDRELIRKVQAAKEEFFEKIAALQDEKLELENRLADLEKMKMEQDTWRQSEKDQYEEKLRVVQMAEESSKKELQRLRLKIQQQAIQTEELEEKKRESADLKQQVHDMQLQLASLSQSENDLLESNQKLKEIIERLKQECQHARIWAEKAQLETEKTLEYKRIEWLEEKHVLTQRITEKEEKYNQVKNKLCRAAVAQKKRKTLNDNKQRRMQEKLELLEAKIEELEKENQVLNRQNVSYEEYARLQKRLKDLQRRHNEFRSLILNPNIPSLNPVSIMSSSALPPGPEVSFPLLQEEQHQRELSLLRKRLEELETTQRKQLQDLGPSRERATKLLYQCGVLLGCCFD, encoded by the exons ATGGATGATTTGGGCAGTCTCCGTCCTCCCGTGGCTGGAAATGGTGATATGGCTAATTCACAAGAATTACAAAAACTTCTGATGGATGAAAAAATCCGATGTGAACACCATAAAGCAAATTATCAAACCATAAAAGCAGAACATCTAAG ATTACAGGAGGAATATACAAAATCACAAGATGAACTGAAGCGGTTGTTAGTTGAAAAGCAGACTGTACATGACAAATTTCAGTTTTTTCTTGCTGAATGTCGAGAGGAGTTGCTGAGTAAAACACAAGAGCTGGAAAAACTGAAGATGCAG GTGCTAACTCCTCAAAAATTAGAACTGTTAAAAGCACAAATACAGCAGGAATTGGAATCTCCTATGACAGAACGTTATTGGAAGCTACAAAAT GAAgtggaaaaatacagaacagaataTAACAAACTTCGTTATGAACATACTTTTCTGAAATCAGAATTTGAACATCAAAAGGAAGAACATGCACGTATTttagaagagaggaaaataaaatatgagtCTGAG ATTGCAAGGCTGGAGAAGGATAAAGAAGAACTCCATAATCAGCTGCTGAGTGTTGATCCCACGAGGGACAGTAAACGCGTGGAGGCACTCTCTAGAGAAAAGGCACAACTGTATCAGAAATTAAAAGGCTTAGAAGCAGAAGTAGCAGAACTGAGAGCAGAAAGAGACAATTGCGGTGTGCAAGCAGAAAATGTTCAAAGAGTACAAGTACGACAGTTAGCTGAGATGCAGGCTATGACAAGGTCTCTAGAG GCAGAAAAGAAGTCTGCTGAACTACAGATTGATCGAATTGAGAAAGAACTGCAGATGAGTCATGAGCAAAACATTCTCTTAACTAGCAAACTTCACAAATCTGAACGAGAAGTCAATGCCTTAGCTACTAAA GTAGAAGAACTTAAACATTCACATAAATTGGAAGTAACAAATGTCAAACTGGAGGCAGCAAGAACAAAGAGTGAGgtagaaagagagagaaacaagatTCAAAGTGAAGTGGATG GATTGCTGTCAGACAAGGAAATTCTTAAGGCAGCTGTTGAACGTCATAAGGTGCTTTTAGTAGAAAAGGATCGGGAGCTAATTCGTAAAGTGCAAGCTGCCAAAGAGGAATTTTTTGAAAAAATTGCAGCCTTACAGGATGAAAA GTTAGAACTCGAGAACAGATTAGCTGATCTAGAGAAGATGAAAATGGAACAAGATACTTGGAGACAATCTGAAAAGGATCAGTATGAAGAGAAACTACGTGTTGTACAGATGGCGGAAGAATCTAGCAAAAAGGAACTTCAGCGTTTGCG attaaaaattcAACAGCAAGCTATTCAAACAGAGGAGTTGGAAGAAAAGAAACGTGAAAGTGCTGATCTGAAACAG caagtTCATGACATGCAACTCCAGCTTGCCTCACTTTCCCAATCAGAAAATGATTTGCTGGAGTCTAATCAGAAGCTGAAGGAAATAATAGAGAGATTGAAACAAGAATGTCAACATGCAAGGATTTGGGCAGAAAAAGCTCAACTGGAAacagagaa GACTTTAGAATACAAACGTATAGAATGGCTGGAGGAGAAGCATGTGCTTACTCAGCGCatcacagagaaagaagagaaatacaacCAAGTGAAGAACAAGCTATGTCGAGCTGCTGTTGCTCAAAAAAAG AGAAAGACTCTCAATGATAATAAACAAAGGAGGATGCAAGAGAAGCTAGAACTTTTGGAAGCCAAGATAGAagaactagaaaaagaaaatcaggtgTTAAATAG GCAGAATGTTTCCTACGAAGAATATGCACGCCTCCAGAAGAGACTAAAGGACTTGCAACGTAGGCACAATGAATTCCGGAGTTTAATTCTGAATCCTAACATACCGTCACTCAATCCAGTCAGTATAATGTCATCGTCTGCCTTGCCTCCTGGTCCTGAAGTGTCCTTCCCCCTTCTTCAG GAGGAACAGCATCAAAGAGAGCTTTCCCTGCTTCGCAAGCGGTTGGAAGAACTAGAAACcacacagagaaaacagctgCAAGATCTTGGACCATCTAGAGAGCGAGCAACG AAGTTACTGTATCAGTGTGGAGTTTTGCTGGGTTGCTGTTTTGATTAA
- the CEP83 gene encoding centrosomal protein of 83 kDa isoform X5 → MDDLGSLRPPVAGNGDMANSQELQKLLMDEKIRCEHHKANYQTIKAEHLRLQEEYTKSQDELKRLLVEKQTVHDKFQFFLAECREELLSKTQELEKLKMQVLTPQKLELLKAQIQQELESPMTERYWKLQNEVEKYRTEYNKLRYEHTFLKSEFEHQKEEHARILEERKIKYESEIARLEKDKEELHNQLLSVDPTRDSKRVEALSREKAQLYQKLKGLEAEVAELRAERDNCGVQAENVQRVQVRQLAEMQAMTRSLEAEKKSAELQIDRIEKELQMSHEQNILLTSKLHKSEREVNALATKVEELKHSHKLEVTNVKLEAARTKSEVERERNKIQSEVDG, encoded by the exons ATGGATGATTTGGGCAGTCTCCGTCCTCCCGTGGCTGGAAATGGTGATATGGCTAATTCACAAGAATTACAAAAACTTCTGATGGATGAAAAAATCCGATGTGAACACCATAAAGCAAATTATCAAACCATAAAAGCAGAACATCTAAG ATTACAGGAGGAATATACAAAATCACAAGATGAACTGAAGCGGTTGTTAGTTGAAAAGCAGACTGTACATGACAAATTTCAGTTTTTTCTTGCTGAATGTCGAGAGGAGTTGCTGAGTAAAACACAAGAGCTGGAAAAACTGAAGATGCAG GTGCTAACTCCTCAAAAATTAGAACTGTTAAAAGCACAAATACAGCAGGAATTGGAATCTCCTATGACAGAACGTTATTGGAAGCTACAAAAT GAAgtggaaaaatacagaacagaataTAACAAACTTCGTTATGAACATACTTTTCTGAAATCAGAATTTGAACATCAAAAGGAAGAACATGCACGTATTttagaagagaggaaaataaaatatgagtCTGAG ATTGCAAGGCTGGAGAAGGATAAAGAAGAACTCCATAATCAGCTGCTGAGTGTTGATCCCACGAGGGACAGTAAACGCGTGGAGGCACTCTCTAGAGAAAAGGCACAACTGTATCAGAAATTAAAAGGCTTAGAAGCAGAAGTAGCAGAACTGAGAGCAGAAAGAGACAATTGCGGTGTGCAAGCAGAAAATGTTCAAAGAGTACAAGTACGACAGTTAGCTGAGATGCAGGCTATGACAAGGTCTCTAGAG GCAGAAAAGAAGTCTGCTGAACTACAGATTGATCGAATTGAGAAAGAACTGCAGATGAGTCATGAGCAAAACATTCTCTTAACTAGCAAACTTCACAAATCTGAACGAGAAGTCAATGCCTTAGCTACTAAA GTAGAAGAACTTAAACATTCACATAAATTGGAAGTAACAAATGTCAAACTGGAGGCAGCAAGAACAAAGAGTGAGgtagaaagagagagaaacaagatTCAAAGTGAAGTGGATG GTTAG
- the CEP83 gene encoding centrosomal protein of 83 kDa isoform X3 — MDDLGSLRPPVAGNGDMANSQELQKLLMDEKIRCEHHKANYQTIKAEHLRLQEEYTKSQDELKRLLVEKQTVHDKFQFFLAECREELLSKTQELEKLKMQVLTPQKLELLKAQIQQELESPMTERYWKLQNEVEKYRTEYNKLRYEHTFLKSEFEHQKEEHARILEERKIKYESEVEELKHSHKLEVTNVKLEAARTKSEVERERNKIQSEVDGLLSDKEILKAAVERHKVLLVEKDRELIRKVQAAKEEFFEKIAALQDEKLELENRLADLEKMKMEQDTWRQSEKDQYEEKLRVVQMAEESSKKELQRLRLKIQQQAIQTEELEEKKRESADLKQQVHDMQLQLASLSQSENDLLESNQKLKEIIERLKQECQHARIWAEKAQLETEKTLEYKRIEWLEEKHVLTQRITEKEEKYNQVKNKLCRAAVAQKKRKTLNDNKQRRMQEKLELLEAKIEELEKENQVLNRQNVSYEEYARLQKRLKDLQRRHNEFRSLILNPNIPSLNPVSIMSSSALPPGPEVSFPLLQEEQHQRELSLLRKRLEELETTQRKQLQDLGPSRERATVGAYRDLARTKIVGGGDAQSEDSK; from the exons ATGGATGATTTGGGCAGTCTCCGTCCTCCCGTGGCTGGAAATGGTGATATGGCTAATTCACAAGAATTACAAAAACTTCTGATGGATGAAAAAATCCGATGTGAACACCATAAAGCAAATTATCAAACCATAAAAGCAGAACATCTAAG ATTACAGGAGGAATATACAAAATCACAAGATGAACTGAAGCGGTTGTTAGTTGAAAAGCAGACTGTACATGACAAATTTCAGTTTTTTCTTGCTGAATGTCGAGAGGAGTTGCTGAGTAAAACACAAGAGCTGGAAAAACTGAAGATGCAG GTGCTAACTCCTCAAAAATTAGAACTGTTAAAAGCACAAATACAGCAGGAATTGGAATCTCCTATGACAGAACGTTATTGGAAGCTACAAAAT GAAgtggaaaaatacagaacagaataTAACAAACTTCGTTATGAACATACTTTTCTGAAATCAGAATTTGAACATCAAAAGGAAGAACATGCACGTATTttagaagagaggaaaataaaatatgagtCTGAG GTAGAAGAACTTAAACATTCACATAAATTGGAAGTAACAAATGTCAAACTGGAGGCAGCAAGAACAAAGAGTGAGgtagaaagagagagaaacaagatTCAAAGTGAAGTGGATG GATTGCTGTCAGACAAGGAAATTCTTAAGGCAGCTGTTGAACGTCATAAGGTGCTTTTAGTAGAAAAGGATCGGGAGCTAATTCGTAAAGTGCAAGCTGCCAAAGAGGAATTTTTTGAAAAAATTGCAGCCTTACAGGATGAAAA GTTAGAACTCGAGAACAGATTAGCTGATCTAGAGAAGATGAAAATGGAACAAGATACTTGGAGACAATCTGAAAAGGATCAGTATGAAGAGAAACTACGTGTTGTACAGATGGCGGAAGAATCTAGCAAAAAGGAACTTCAGCGTTTGCG attaaaaattcAACAGCAAGCTATTCAAACAGAGGAGTTGGAAGAAAAGAAACGTGAAAGTGCTGATCTGAAACAG caagtTCATGACATGCAACTCCAGCTTGCCTCACTTTCCCAATCAGAAAATGATTTGCTGGAGTCTAATCAGAAGCTGAAGGAAATAATAGAGAGATTGAAACAAGAATGTCAACATGCAAGGATTTGGGCAGAAAAAGCTCAACTGGAAacagagaa GACTTTAGAATACAAACGTATAGAATGGCTGGAGGAGAAGCATGTGCTTACTCAGCGCatcacagagaaagaagagaaatacaacCAAGTGAAGAACAAGCTATGTCGAGCTGCTGTTGCTCAAAAAAAG AGAAAGACTCTCAATGATAATAAACAAAGGAGGATGCAAGAGAAGCTAGAACTTTTGGAAGCCAAGATAGAagaactagaaaaagaaaatcaggtgTTAAATAG GCAGAATGTTTCCTACGAAGAATATGCACGCCTCCAGAAGAGACTAAAGGACTTGCAACGTAGGCACAATGAATTCCGGAGTTTAATTCTGAATCCTAACATACCGTCACTCAATCCAGTCAGTATAATGTCATCGTCTGCCTTGCCTCCTGGTCCTGAAGTGTCCTTCCCCCTTCTTCAG GAGGAACAGCATCAAAGAGAGCTTTCCCTGCTTCGCAAGCGGTTGGAAGAACTAGAAACcacacagagaaaacagctgCAAGATCTTGGACCATCTAGAGAGCGAGCAACGGTGGGTGCATACAGGGACTTGGCTAGAACCAAGATCGTTGGAGGTGGTGATGCACAAAGCGAGGACTCCAAATAA
- the CEP83 gene encoding centrosomal protein of 83 kDa isoform X1 has translation MDDLGSLRPPVAGNGDMANSQELQKLLMDEKIRCEHHKANYQTIKAEHLRLQEEYTKSQDELKRLLVEKQTVHDKFQFFLAECREELLSKTQELEKLKMQVLTPQKLELLKAQIQQELESPMTERYWKLQNEVEKYRTEYNKLRYEHTFLKSEFEHQKEEHARILEERKIKYESEIARLEKDKEELHNQLLSVDPTRDSKRVEALSREKAQLYQKLKGLEAEVAELRAERDNCGVQAENVQRVQVRQLAEMQAMTRSLEAEKKSAELQIDRIEKELQMSHEQNILLTSKLHKSEREVNALATKVEELKHSHKLEVTNVKLEAARTKSEVERERNKIQSEVDGLLSDKEILKAAVERHKVLLVEKDRELIRKVQAAKEEFFEKIAALQDEKLELENRLADLEKMKMEQDTWRQSEKDQYEEKLRVVQMAEESSKKELQRLRLKIQQQAIQTEELEEKKRESADLKQQVHDMQLQLASLSQSENDLLESNQKLKEIIERLKQECQHARIWAEKAQLETEKTLEYKRIEWLEEKHVLTQRITEKEEKYNQVKNKLCRAAVAQKKRKTLNDNKQRRMQEKLELLEAKIEELEKENQVLNRQNVSYEEYARLQKRLKDLQRRHNEFRSLILNPNIPSLNPVSIMSSSALPPGPEVSFPLLQEEQHQRELSLLRKRLEELETTQRKQLQDLGPSRERATVGAYRDLARTKIVGGGDAQSEDSK, from the exons ATGGATGATTTGGGCAGTCTCCGTCCTCCCGTGGCTGGAAATGGTGATATGGCTAATTCACAAGAATTACAAAAACTTCTGATGGATGAAAAAATCCGATGTGAACACCATAAAGCAAATTATCAAACCATAAAAGCAGAACATCTAAG ATTACAGGAGGAATATACAAAATCACAAGATGAACTGAAGCGGTTGTTAGTTGAAAAGCAGACTGTACATGACAAATTTCAGTTTTTTCTTGCTGAATGTCGAGAGGAGTTGCTGAGTAAAACACAAGAGCTGGAAAAACTGAAGATGCAG GTGCTAACTCCTCAAAAATTAGAACTGTTAAAAGCACAAATACAGCAGGAATTGGAATCTCCTATGACAGAACGTTATTGGAAGCTACAAAAT GAAgtggaaaaatacagaacagaataTAACAAACTTCGTTATGAACATACTTTTCTGAAATCAGAATTTGAACATCAAAAGGAAGAACATGCACGTATTttagaagagaggaaaataaaatatgagtCTGAG ATTGCAAGGCTGGAGAAGGATAAAGAAGAACTCCATAATCAGCTGCTGAGTGTTGATCCCACGAGGGACAGTAAACGCGTGGAGGCACTCTCTAGAGAAAAGGCACAACTGTATCAGAAATTAAAAGGCTTAGAAGCAGAAGTAGCAGAACTGAGAGCAGAAAGAGACAATTGCGGTGTGCAAGCAGAAAATGTTCAAAGAGTACAAGTACGACAGTTAGCTGAGATGCAGGCTATGACAAGGTCTCTAGAG GCAGAAAAGAAGTCTGCTGAACTACAGATTGATCGAATTGAGAAAGAACTGCAGATGAGTCATGAGCAAAACATTCTCTTAACTAGCAAACTTCACAAATCTGAACGAGAAGTCAATGCCTTAGCTACTAAA GTAGAAGAACTTAAACATTCACATAAATTGGAAGTAACAAATGTCAAACTGGAGGCAGCAAGAACAAAGAGTGAGgtagaaagagagagaaacaagatTCAAAGTGAAGTGGATG GATTGCTGTCAGACAAGGAAATTCTTAAGGCAGCTGTTGAACGTCATAAGGTGCTTTTAGTAGAAAAGGATCGGGAGCTAATTCGTAAAGTGCAAGCTGCCAAAGAGGAATTTTTTGAAAAAATTGCAGCCTTACAGGATGAAAA GTTAGAACTCGAGAACAGATTAGCTGATCTAGAGAAGATGAAAATGGAACAAGATACTTGGAGACAATCTGAAAAGGATCAGTATGAAGAGAAACTACGTGTTGTACAGATGGCGGAAGAATCTAGCAAAAAGGAACTTCAGCGTTTGCG attaaaaattcAACAGCAAGCTATTCAAACAGAGGAGTTGGAAGAAAAGAAACGTGAAAGTGCTGATCTGAAACAG caagtTCATGACATGCAACTCCAGCTTGCCTCACTTTCCCAATCAGAAAATGATTTGCTGGAGTCTAATCAGAAGCTGAAGGAAATAATAGAGAGATTGAAACAAGAATGTCAACATGCAAGGATTTGGGCAGAAAAAGCTCAACTGGAAacagagaa GACTTTAGAATACAAACGTATAGAATGGCTGGAGGAGAAGCATGTGCTTACTCAGCGCatcacagagaaagaagagaaatacaacCAAGTGAAGAACAAGCTATGTCGAGCTGCTGTTGCTCAAAAAAAG AGAAAGACTCTCAATGATAATAAACAAAGGAGGATGCAAGAGAAGCTAGAACTTTTGGAAGCCAAGATAGAagaactagaaaaagaaaatcaggtgTTAAATAG GCAGAATGTTTCCTACGAAGAATATGCACGCCTCCAGAAGAGACTAAAGGACTTGCAACGTAGGCACAATGAATTCCGGAGTTTAATTCTGAATCCTAACATACCGTCACTCAATCCAGTCAGTATAATGTCATCGTCTGCCTTGCCTCCTGGTCCTGAAGTGTCCTTCCCCCTTCTTCAG GAGGAACAGCATCAAAGAGAGCTTTCCCTGCTTCGCAAGCGGTTGGAAGAACTAGAAACcacacagagaaaacagctgCAAGATCTTGGACCATCTAGAGAGCGAGCAACGGTGGGTGCATACAGGGACTTGGCTAGAACCAAGATCGTTGGAGGTGGTGATGCACAAAGCGAGGACTCCAAATAA
- the CEP83 gene encoding centrosomal protein of 83 kDa isoform X4 has product MDDLGSLRPPVAGNGDMANSQELQKLLMDEKIRCEHHKANYQTIKAEHLRLQEEYTKSQDELKRLLVEKQTVHDKFQFFLAECREELLSKTQELEKLKMQVLTPQKLELLKAQIQQELESPMTERYWKLQNEVEKYRTEYNKLRYEHTFLKSEFEHQKEEHARILEERKIKYESEIARLEKDKEELHNQLLSVDPTRDSKRVEALSREKAQLYQKLKGLEAEVAELRAERDNCGVQAENVQRVQVRQLAEMQAMTRSLEAEKKSAELQIDRIEKELQMSHEQNILLTSKLHKSEREVNALATKVEELKHSHKLEVTNVKLEAARTKSEVERERNKIQSEVDGLLSDKEILKAAVERHKVLLVEKDRELIRKVQAAKEEFFEKIAALQDEKLELENRLADLEKMKMEQDTWRQSEKDQYEEKLRVVQMAEESSKKELQRLRLKIQQQAIQTEELEEKKRESADLKQQVHDMQLQLASLSQSENDLLESNQKLKEIIERLKQECQHARIWAEKAQLETEKTLEYKRIEWLEEKHVLTQRITEKEEKYNQVKNKLCRAAVAQKKA; this is encoded by the exons ATGGATGATTTGGGCAGTCTCCGTCCTCCCGTGGCTGGAAATGGTGATATGGCTAATTCACAAGAATTACAAAAACTTCTGATGGATGAAAAAATCCGATGTGAACACCATAAAGCAAATTATCAAACCATAAAAGCAGAACATCTAAG ATTACAGGAGGAATATACAAAATCACAAGATGAACTGAAGCGGTTGTTAGTTGAAAAGCAGACTGTACATGACAAATTTCAGTTTTTTCTTGCTGAATGTCGAGAGGAGTTGCTGAGTAAAACACAAGAGCTGGAAAAACTGAAGATGCAG GTGCTAACTCCTCAAAAATTAGAACTGTTAAAAGCACAAATACAGCAGGAATTGGAATCTCCTATGACAGAACGTTATTGGAAGCTACAAAAT GAAgtggaaaaatacagaacagaataTAACAAACTTCGTTATGAACATACTTTTCTGAAATCAGAATTTGAACATCAAAAGGAAGAACATGCACGTATTttagaagagaggaaaataaaatatgagtCTGAG ATTGCAAGGCTGGAGAAGGATAAAGAAGAACTCCATAATCAGCTGCTGAGTGTTGATCCCACGAGGGACAGTAAACGCGTGGAGGCACTCTCTAGAGAAAAGGCACAACTGTATCAGAAATTAAAAGGCTTAGAAGCAGAAGTAGCAGAACTGAGAGCAGAAAGAGACAATTGCGGTGTGCAAGCAGAAAATGTTCAAAGAGTACAAGTACGACAGTTAGCTGAGATGCAGGCTATGACAAGGTCTCTAGAG GCAGAAAAGAAGTCTGCTGAACTACAGATTGATCGAATTGAGAAAGAACTGCAGATGAGTCATGAGCAAAACATTCTCTTAACTAGCAAACTTCACAAATCTGAACGAGAAGTCAATGCCTTAGCTACTAAA GTAGAAGAACTTAAACATTCACATAAATTGGAAGTAACAAATGTCAAACTGGAGGCAGCAAGAACAAAGAGTGAGgtagaaagagagagaaacaagatTCAAAGTGAAGTGGATG GATTGCTGTCAGACAAGGAAATTCTTAAGGCAGCTGTTGAACGTCATAAGGTGCTTTTAGTAGAAAAGGATCGGGAGCTAATTCGTAAAGTGCAAGCTGCCAAAGAGGAATTTTTTGAAAAAATTGCAGCCTTACAGGATGAAAA GTTAGAACTCGAGAACAGATTAGCTGATCTAGAGAAGATGAAAATGGAACAAGATACTTGGAGACAATCTGAAAAGGATCAGTATGAAGAGAAACTACGTGTTGTACAGATGGCGGAAGAATCTAGCAAAAAGGAACTTCAGCGTTTGCG attaaaaattcAACAGCAAGCTATTCAAACAGAGGAGTTGGAAGAAAAGAAACGTGAAAGTGCTGATCTGAAACAG caagtTCATGACATGCAACTCCAGCTTGCCTCACTTTCCCAATCAGAAAATGATTTGCTGGAGTCTAATCAGAAGCTGAAGGAAATAATAGAGAGATTGAAACAAGAATGTCAACATGCAAGGATTTGGGCAGAAAAAGCTCAACTGGAAacagagaa GACTTTAGAATACAAACGTATAGAATGGCTGGAGGAGAAGCATGTGCTTACTCAGCGCatcacagagaaagaagagaaatacaacCAAGTGAAGAACAAGCTATGTCGAGCTGCTGTTGCTCAAAAAAAGGCAT AA